Sequence from the Streptomyces mobaraensis NBRC 13819 = DSM 40847 genome:
GAGGGGCGCCTGGACCTCAAGGACTGGTTCGCGCGCTGGCCCGTCCAGCGGTACGGCGCCGCCGACCCCAACGCCCGACGCGCCTGGGACGTCCTGCGCCGTACCGCCTACGGCACCACCCGCGCCGACGGCTGGAGCGAGGCCGCCGACGGCCTCTTCGGCGCCCGGCCCGACCTGGCCGTCAACCGTGCCGCCGCCTGGTCGCCCCGGCAGCTGCGCTACGACGCCGCCGCCTTCGACGAGGCCCTGCCCGCGCTGCTCGCCGTCGCCCCCGCGCTGCGCGGCAGTTCGGCGTACCGGTGCGACCTGACGGACGTCGCCCGGCAGTGCGTCAGCAACCGCAGCCGGCTGCTGCTCCCCCGGATCAAGGCCGCCTACGACGCGGGCGACCGGACCCGCTTCCGCACGCTGACCCGGCAGTGGCTGGACTGGATGACCCTCCTGGAGGAGACCGTCGCCACCAGCGAACGCCACCTGCTCGGCCGCTGGATCGCCGAGGCCCGCGCCTGGGGCGGCACGGCCGCCGAACGCGACCGGCTGGAGCACGACGCCGTCTCCCTGTTGACCGTCTGGGGCCCGCGCGCCTCGGCGGACGGCGGCAAGCTGCACGACTACGCCAACCGCGAGTGGGCGGGGCTGGTCGGCGGCCTGTACCGGCTGCGCTGGAAGACGTACTTCACGGAACTGGAGGCGGCACTCACGGCCCGGCGGAAGCCCAAGCCCATCGACTGGTACGCGCTGGAGGACCGCTGGACGCGCAAGCGGCCGGCGTACCCGGCGAAGCCGTCGGGCGACATCGTGGCGGTGGCCAGGAAGGTGGCGGCGCGGCTGACATAGAGCCCGTCCGGCGTTTGAGGACGAGCGGCGAAGCCGCGGGGCGAAGCCCCCAGGAAACGGCGGAGGAGCAGGGCCGGGGCACAACCCCCCGGCCCCACCCGGGTCAGCCCTTGGACCCGGCGAGCTTCCACTCCCGGTGCAGCCCCGGCAGCGGCAGCTTCCGCTCGAACACCGGCGTGCCGAAGATCCTCAGCTGGAGCTGGAGCGCGCCGTTGAGATCGACGCCGCCGAACGCCCCCCACTTCCCGTTCAGCGACTTCTTCCCGTCGCTCGACGCCTTGGCGGTGACCTCGCCCTCGGCCCGCAGGTACGGCGACAGGTCACCGGTCACACCGACCGTGCCGTACAGCCCGACGGACGCCTCCGCGCCCAGCGCGGCCCGCACCCGGCCCCCGGCCGCCACCGTGGCACGCACCGGGGAACCCTTCATCGCCGACTTGCTGACGGGGGCCCAGCCCTTGGCCCTGCTGTATGAGCCGCCGACCCGGAAGTCGCCCTTGACCTCCTGCTTCACATCGACGCTGATCTTTCCGTCGGCGTCCACCTGGAGGTAGCAGGTGAGGTCGGCGTTGACGACGACCGGGACGGGCCCGACCTGGACGACGGGGGCGGCGTGCAGCTTGGCGAACGGCAGGCGCAGCGGCTTGCCCTCCGTGGACGCGGCGGCCCGGCCCTTCAGCGCCCACTGCGCCGACCAGTCGCCGGCCAGGGCGAGGGACGCCGTGCCGGGCGCGCGGCCGTCGGTGCCGCGGCCGTCGTACGAGAAGTCGACCTCGGGGGCGAGCTGCACGAAGCCGTCGACCGACGCCTTGGCCGAGGCGGGGGCGCCCTTGGCGGTGGCGACGGCGGCGGACACGTCCACGCGCAGGTTGCCCAGGGGCAGCTTCGCGCCCTGCGGCCCGAAGTGGAGGTTCCCGCGCTTGGCCCAGGACACCTTGACGCCCGGGACGAGCGGCTTGACCTGGACGGCGGACGGGTCGACGGCCACGGTGCCGTCGGCCTTGGCGTCGCCGAGGAGCGCCGGGAGGGTGGCGGGGGCGGTGCGCACCTCCAGGCCCTTGTCCGTCGTCCCGACCACCTTCGTGACCTTGGCCAGGACGCCGTTGGGGGCGCCCGGGGTGGGTGCGCTGGCGAAGACGTCGCCGACGGCGACGGTCTTCGCGGGGGCCGCCGGTCCGGTGCCGGGCTTGCCGCTCGGCTTCGCGCCGGGGGCGGCGCTCGGCTTCGTACCCGGCTTGGCCGTGGTGACGCCGGAGATGACGGCGCGTCCGGTGGCGCGGTCGTAGGAGGCCACCTTGAGCGTCGACGTGCGCGCCTGCTGCTGCCGGGGGGCCGCCGAGGGGCGGTCGGTCGGCGCGCCGGGGGCGACCGCGGCGGCGCGCGAGCCCAGGGGGGCCGCGGCGACCGCGAGCTCCTGTTCCTGCGGCGCGGCCGGGGCGGCGGCCGGCGCCGCGGCCCGGTCGTCCGGCTTGTCGGCGGCCTCGGAGCCGGACGACGAACACCCGGCCACCGCCAGGGACATGGCGGTCAGGGCGGGGAACAGCACTCTCTTGTGGCGCTTGCGCAATGGGGATCCTCGGGGGCGTGCCGCGCGGCAGCGGGACGGACTGCGATTACTCACTGGTAAGGAACCGCATGATCGTGTCATGCACGCCACGGCCCGGGGATCCGTCGGACGGCCTTCGCCGAATGATCTCCATCACAGCGCCGACGCCGCGCCGAACGGCGCCGCCGCCGGACCGGCCCTTGAGCGAACGTTCCGTCACACGGCGCGGTACACCGACACCAGACAGGAGACGGTGACCGACAGCGGCTGCGCCAACGCGGCGACCCGTTCCCCCAGTTCGTCCGGCGTCACGTGCCGCGCGCTGGGCCCCATCAGCACCAGGTTCATCACGTCCTCCGCCGAGAGGACGACGGTGTGCTCGTGCGTCCCGGCGTCGACGGCCTCGAAGCGGTCGCCGAGCGTCCGCCGCAGCCGGTCCTCCTTGTCCGCGTCCACCGCGAGCAGCCCGAGGCTCTCGCGCAGCCCGGCCAGGTGGCGGGCGGTCGGCGTGACGACCACGAGCGCGCCCCCGGGCCGCAGCACCCGGTGGAACTCCCCGCCGTTGCGCGGCGCGAAGACGTTCAGCACGACGTCCACGGACCCGCCGCGCACCGGCAGCGGACGCCAGACGTCCCACGTGGCCGCCCACGCCCGCGAATGTGCCCTGGCCGCCTGCCGCAGCGCGTATTTGGAGGCGTCGAGCCCCAGCCCGACGGCGCCCGGCAGCGCGTCCAGGGCGGCGGCGAGGTAGTACCCGGTGCCCGCGCCGGCGTCGAGCAGTGTGCCGCCGTCCGGGCAGTGCGGCGCGACGGCCCCGGCCAGGGCCCCGGCCAGCGGGGCGTAGTGCCCGGCGCCCAGGAACGCCGTCCGGGCCCGCACCATGTCGGCCGTGTCGGCGCTGCCCGCCCGCATGTTGCCGGTCAGCAGGCCGACGTAGCCCTGGCGCGCGACGTCGAACGAGTGCCGCCCGGCGCAGCGGACGGAACCGTCGGCCAGGACGAGCCGCTCACCGCAGTGCGGACAGGCCAGGACGTCGAGGAGGCGGAGCCGCGCCTCGGGCGCGACGGGAAAGGCGGGCATGCGTGGTCCTCCGCAGCGGTGGGCCGCGTGTCAGCAGTGGAACGGTCGGGATCGTCGGCGGCCCGGGCCGACGCCTCGGGCGTGACCCCGCCTCAGCCGGAAACCTGCGGACAGCTGGAGAACGCCATGGTCACGAGGCTAACACGGGCTCCCTGGCCCCCCGCTGGACCGCGCGCCCGCCCCTCACTCTTCCGTCCCCCTTCCGTCCCCAGGCTTCCGCCTCCCCTCAACAGCACTGCCAGGTGAGCACGGCCCGTTCGAACCGCCGTTCCGCTCCCCCGTGCCCCACGGCCGCTCAGACCTTCGTCACCATCTCGACCGTCGCGCCCCGCTGCTCGGCCCACGCCTCCAGGACCGTGCGGCAGGCGTGGTCGAGGTGGCGCAGCCGCGACAGGTCGAGCTCCACGGGCCGGTCCTCCGGGAGCGCCTCCAGCGTCTCCAGCATCCGGGGCAGCCGGAGGAACGTCGCGTTGCCGCCGGCCGTGACCGTGAGCCGGCCGTCCGCCGACTCCCGCACGTCGAGCTGGATGTGCGACGTCTCCCAGGCGGACTTGACGACCGCCAGCAGCAGCCCGGCGAGCACGCCCTCGAACATGTTGGTGGCGATGATGGCCACGGCGGTGACCGCCAGCACCACCGCCTCGCCCCGGTGCTGCCGCCAGAGCGGCACGATCTGCCGGACGGGGACGAGCTTGCAGCCGGCGTGCACGAGGACGCCCGCCAGCGCGGCCAGCGGGATGACCCCGACCGCGGCCGGCAGCAGCGCGGCGAACAGCAGCAGCCACATCCCGTGCAGGACGCGTGCGGCCTTGGTGCGCGCACCCGCCTGCACATTGGCCGAACTCCGCACGATCACGGCCGTCATGGGCAGCGAGCCCAGCATCCCGCAGACCGTGTTGCCGATGCCCTGGGCCATCAGCTCCTTGTCGTACGCGGTCCTCGGACCGTCGTGCATCCGGTCCACCGCCGCGGCGCTGAACAGGCTCTCCGCGGAGGCGATCAGGGCGAAGGCGAGGACGGTGCCGAGCGCGGCGACGCTGCCCAGCGCATCGAAGGCGTCGGCGCCGGGCGGCCGGACGGCCTCGGCGATGCCCCGCACCTCGACGGTGGCCACGGGGAGCCCGGCCAGGGCGCAGACGGCCGTGGCGAGGGCCACCGCCACGAGAGGCGCGGGCACCGCGCGCGCCCCGGCCGGGAGCTTCCGCCACAGGACGAGGACCGCGATCGTGCCCACGCCCACGAGGAAGGGGACGAGGGCGTCGGCGTCCGTCGCCACGGTGGCTATGAGGTCCGGTATCCCCATGATCTTGTCGACGCCGGACCGGGGCTGCCGGACCTCGGCCATGGTGTAGAGCTGGCCGAAGAGGAGGACGAGCCCGATGCCGGCGAGCATGCCCTGGACGACCGCCACGGACACGGCCCGGAAGAGCCGGCCGAAGTGCAGTGCCCCCAGGACGATCTGGAGCAGCCCGGCGGCCAGCACGAGGGCGCCCAGGGCGCCCGCCCCGAACTCGTGCACCGCCTCCAGGACGAGCACGGTCAGCCCGGCGGCCGGACCGCTGACCTGGAGGGAGCTGCCAGGCAGACAGCCGACGACCAGTCCGCCCACGATGCCGGTGACCAGGCCGAGTTCGGCGGGCACTCCGGAGGCCACGGCCACCCCGACGCACAGGGGAAGGGCCACCAGGAAGACGACGAGCGACGCCAGGAGGTCCTGCCGCAACGTGGCGGGGCTCGGGAGCTTCTTACGGTTCTTGAGGTTGCTGAGGGTCGAGACCATGACTGCGGTTCCTCGCACTGTGAGGGGACGGGGCCGATGGTCGCCGCCCGGGCGGCGGGCGGACGCGCGGGTCACAGCACGTGGAACCGCCCATCGGACCGGAGTTCCCTGACGGCACCCGTGTGCACCTCGTAGTACCAGGCGTGCAGCCCGACGCTCCCGTCGGCGATCCGCTCGGCGACGCACGGGTGGGTGCGCAGCCGCTCCAGTTGCGCGATCGCGTGCCGCTGCACCGGTCCGGCCAGGTCGGGCCCCCAGGCCCCCGCCGGTCCGTCCCCCGGCCGGGCGGCCGTCCGCTCCAGCCAGCCCCGCACGGCCGGCACGCCGGACAGGTCGTCCCCGCCGACCAGCGCCCGTACGGCGCCGCAGTGGGAGTGGCCGCAGACCACGATGTCGCGCACGCCCAGCACACGGACCGCGTACTCGACGGTCGCCGTCTCGCCGGTGGGCTGGTCGGCGCTGTACGGGGGGACGACGTTGCCGGCGGTGCGCAGCTCGAACAGCTCACCGGGCCGGGCTCCGGTGATCAGCGACGGCACCACCCGGGAGTCGGAGCAGGTGATGAACAGCGCTTCCGGGCGCTGGCCGGATTCCAGGGCGCGGAACTCGTCGGCTCGTTCGGACACATGGGTGGCGAAGGACCGGGCGTTGGCTATCAGGGACCGCATGGTGGCCTTTCTCCTGCGCCCCGCCGTTTCCGGGCAGGGCGCGGTGTGGTCAAGGTCAGCACTGGGGTGTCGGACGCCGGCGGCCCCGGCGGGGGATCGCCGGGACATGCCGGGACATGCCGCGTCATGAGTCCCCGACGCGGAGAGCGAGGGAGCGGGCAGGGGCAAACGCGCCGCCCCTGAACGGCCGGGGAACCGGGGCCCGTGGAGCAGCCCTTGGCCTCCACGTTACCCGTCGCATCCGGTCAAGAGAATGCCAAATCCACGTCTCGGGAAGGTAATTGGCGCTC
This genomic interval carries:
- a CDS encoding SulP family inorganic anion transporter, producing MVSTLSNLKNRKKLPSPATLRQDLLASLVVFLVALPLCVGVAVASGVPAELGLVTGIVGGLVVGCLPGSSLQVSGPAAGLTVLVLEAVHEFGAGALGALVLAAGLLQIVLGALHFGRLFRAVSVAVVQGMLAGIGLVLLFGQLYTMAEVRQPRSGVDKIMGIPDLIATVATDADALVPFLVGVGTIAVLVLWRKLPAGARAVPAPLVAVALATAVCALAGLPVATVEVRGIAEAVRPPGADAFDALGSVAALGTVLAFALIASAESLFSAAAVDRMHDGPRTAYDKELMAQGIGNTVCGMLGSLPMTAVIVRSSANVQAGARTKAARVLHGMWLLLFAALLPAAVGVIPLAALAGVLVHAGCKLVPVRQIVPLWRQHRGEAVVLAVTAVAIIATNMFEGVLAGLLLAVVKSAWETSHIQLDVRESADGRLTVTAGGNATFLRLPRMLETLEALPEDRPVELDLSRLRHLDHACRTVLEAWAEQRGATVEMVTKV
- a CDS encoding carbonic anhydrase; amino-acid sequence: MRSLIANARSFATHVSERADEFRALESGQRPEALFITCSDSRVVPSLITGARPGELFELRTAGNVVPPYSADQPTGETATVEYAVRVLGVRDIVVCGHSHCGAVRALVGGDDLSGVPAVRGWLERTAARPGDGPAGAWGPDLAGPVQRHAIAQLERLRTHPCVAERIADGSVGLHAWYYEVHTGAVRELRSDGRFHVL
- a CDS encoding putative RNA methyltransferase, with the translated sequence MPAFPVAPEARLRLLDVLACPHCGERLVLADGSVRCAGRHSFDVARQGYVGLLTGNMRAGSADTADMVRARTAFLGAGHYAPLAGALAGAVAPHCPDGGTLLDAGAGTGYYLAAALDALPGAVGLGLDASKYALRQAARAHSRAWAATWDVWRPLPVRGGSVDVVLNVFAPRNGGEFHRVLRPGGALVVVTPTARHLAGLRESLGLLAVDADKEDRLRRTLGDRFEAVDAGTHEHTVVLSAEDVMNLVLMGPSARHVTPDELGERVAALAQPLSVTVSCLVSVYRAV